In Arcobacter sp. CECT 8983, a single window of DNA contains:
- a CDS encoding TRAP transporter substrate-binding protein has translation MKRLTFLFVSLVILFTGCNDTKQQTKQEKKAKAKTYTLTMATTWGPTLSPLIDSARNMAKYAETISNGRLKIRVDAANKHKSPLGIFDMVKGGQYDIGHSASYYWKGKDIAALPFTSMPFGMTAPEQYAWFYEGGGLELMQKVYSKHGLLSFPGGSTGVQMGGWFKKEINTLEDLQGLKMRIPGFAGEIMAKLGVQVTNIAPGELYTALERNNIDALEWVGPSMDIGMGFHRVASYYYTGWHEPASEMQFLINKKTFDKLPKDLQEILVLTIRTAAYDMYIQNYDMNAKAWKKMKAEYPNIQIKTFPKEIMDEMKKANAELRDELGKKSPELKEILDHQDAYMKDVREWTKISDYLYIKNNL, from the coding sequence ATGAAAAGACTTACATTTCTTTTTGTTTCATTAGTTATTCTTTTTACTGGGTGTAATGACACAAAACAACAAACAAAACAAGAGAAAAAAGCAAAAGCTAAAACTTATACTCTTACTATGGCTACAACTTGGGGACCTACTTTATCTCCATTAATTGACTCAGCAAGAAATATGGCAAAATATGCAGAAACTATTTCAAATGGAAGATTAAAAATTAGAGTTGATGCTGCTAATAAGCATAAATCACCACTTGGTATTTTTGATATGGTAAAAGGTGGTCAGTATGATATAGGACATTCTGCATCATATTATTGGAAAGGTAAAGATATTGCAGCTCTTCCTTTTACATCTATGCCATTTGGGATGACTGCACCTGAACAGTATGCTTGGTTTTATGAAGGTGGTGGCTTAGAGCTTATGCAAAAAGTTTATTCAAAACATGGACTACTTTCATTTCCAGGTGGAAGTACTGGCGTTCAAATGGGTGGTTGGTTTAAAAAAGAGATTAATACTTTAGAAGACTTACAAGGACTTAAAATGAGGATTCCTGGTTTTGCTGGAGAAATTATGGCAAAACTTGGTGTTCAAGTTACAAATATTGCTCCAGGGGAGCTTTACACAGCACTTGAAAGAAATAATATCGATGCACTAGAATGGGTTGGTCCATCTATGGACATAGGTATGGGATTTCATAGAGTTGCTTCTTATTATTATACAGGTTGGCATGAACCAGCTTCTGAAATGCAGTTTTTAATAAATAAAAAAACTTTTGATAAATTACCAAAAGATTTACAAGAGATTTTAGTACTTACTATTAGAACAGCTGCATATGATATGTATATACAAAACTATGATATGAATGCAAAAGCCTGGAAAAAGATGAAAGCAGAATATCCAAATATTCAAATCAAAACATTCCCAAAAGAGATTATGGATGAAATGAAAAAAGCAAATGCTGAATTAAGAGATGAATTAGGAAAAAAATCTCCTGAGCTAAAAGAGATTCTAGACCACCAAGATGCATATATGAAAGATGTAAGAGAGTGGACTAAGATATCTGATTATTTATATATTAAAAATAATCTATAA
- a CDS encoding adenylate/guanylate cyclase domain-containing protein, whose translation MRKIYNKQNLISLKDKLLIIIRNGGIKLKLIGFAIGTIITTVVISSFIIINLMTDSIEKKSFDVVTSSIHHISNFSRQALLERTYENKLNLSELVNKIEQSNIDGFIDISIYEREKKENKNQFKYLTGFQSSIKTQFLEDKELIEQLNKINSESILQKDITINNNIKAYQFTRPILYTFKNQTFLLGAVVLKYDKQAIYGVINQVIYIAIFTTFIFILIATAIVYFFGLKFTRPILDITEAANKVSKGDLNIEELNSNSYDEIGTLAERFNSMVNGLRERNHMEKFVSNSTISMIQEDTKKQLLLGGEYRTQTFLFSDIRGFTQMSEEKSPSEVVEIVNFYLNLQAEIIKKNNGDIDKFIGDEVMASFSGEKSLHDAVNAAIEIQNIIKTANEQRKEQDKVICCVGIGINKGEVIVGNVGANERMDFTSMGSHVNLAARLCSNAKENEILIANTNLENIQNDFETKTIDSINAKGFSQDIEVSLILSKRDI comes from the coding sequence GTGAGAAAAATATATAATAAACAAAATTTAATATCTCTAAAAGATAAACTATTAATAATAATAAGAAATGGCGGAATAAAGCTAAAACTAATTGGCTTTGCTATTGGAACTATTATTACAACTGTTGTAATTTCAAGTTTTATTATTATCAATCTTATGACAGACTCTATTGAAAAAAAATCTTTTGATGTTGTTACAAGCTCAATTCATCATATTAGTAACTTCTCAAGACAAGCTTTGCTGGAAAGAACATATGAAAACAAACTAAATTTAAGTGAACTTGTAAACAAAATTGAACAATCAAATATAGATGGATTTATAGATATTTCTATTTATGAGCGTGAAAAAAAAGAAAACAAAAATCAATTTAAATATCTAACTGGTTTTCAAAGCTCTATAAAAACCCAATTCTTAGAAGATAAAGAACTAATAGAACAACTAAATAAAATTAACTCTGAATCTATTTTGCAAAAAGATATTACTATAAATAATAATATTAAAGCCTATCAATTTACAAGACCTATTCTTTATACTTTTAAAAACCAAACCTTTCTTTTAGGTGCAGTTGTTTTAAAATATGATAAACAGGCTATTTATGGAGTAATAAATCAAGTAATTTATATTGCTATTTTTACTACTTTTATTTTCATTCTTATTGCTACAGCTATTGTTTATTTCTTTGGATTAAAGTTTACTAGACCAATTTTAGATATTACAGAGGCTGCAAATAAAGTATCTAAAGGTGATTTAAATATAGAAGAATTAAATAGTAATAGTTACGATGAAATAGGTACTCTAGCAGAACGTTTTAATAGTATGGTAAATGGTCTTAGAGAAAGAAATCATATGGAAAAATTTGTTTCAAATTCAACTATAAGTATGATTCAAGAAGATACAAAAAAACAGCTTCTTTTAGGAGGAGAATATAGAACACAGACTTTTCTTTTTTCTGATATTAGAGGCTTTACACAAATGAGTGAAGAAAAATCTCCAAGTGAAGTTGTAGAAATAGTTAATTTTTATCTGAATCTTCAAGCAGAAATTATTAAAAAGAATAATGGAGATATAGATAAGTTTATTGGAGATGAAGTTATGGCTTCATTTTCAGGTGAAAAAAGTTTGCATGATGCTGTTAATGCCGCAATTGAAATTCAAAATATTATAAAAACTGCAAATGAGCAAAGAAAAGAACAAGATAAAGTTATCTGTTGCGTAGGAATTGGTATAAACAAAGGAGAAGTTATTGTTGGAAATGTTGGGGCTAATGAACGTATGGATTTTACTTCTATGGGATCACATGTTAACCTAGCAGCAAGACTATGCTCTAACGCAAAAGAAAATGAGATTTTAATAGCTAATACTAATTTAGAAAATATACAAAATGACTTTGAGACAAAAACAATTGATTCTATAAATGCAAAAGGCTTTAGTCAAGATATTGAGGTTAGCCTAATCTTATCAAAAAGAGATATTTAA
- the asnB gene encoding asparagine synthase (glutamine-hydrolyzing): MMCGILGASFLSNNFKEALENLNNRGPDYNSSLKIKNKEFGHTRLAIIDLDKEANQPMVFDDILIVFNGEIYNYQELIQSESLECKTSSDTEVLIRLYQKYEEDFLNKINGMFSFCLYDMKKEKYFCARDRYGKKPFFYYHKDNKFIFSSSINSIIKLLGSTPKLNKVALSQYVQYFVPISPNTFYQDINSLEAATYFTLQNNDLKKKRYYKINTYKAIKDENEALEKIEETLIKSIESRLVSDVEVGSLLSGGVDSSLVSALYSKITHKKINTFSVGYSEYKNYCELDYADITAKHINSNHTRLEIGKADFINYFEDTLTALEQPHADSAAVPLNILTNKIHQTGIKTVLSGEGSDELFLGYDNYAKFLGYYDFAKSLQSNQNEFLNSIIGALQNNTKESEYLRRVVKKQNIYNSFGEIYSDIQKRKLFKKVPTFKTENPKKDPVDWMSYIDLKIWLGEALLSKVDRISMRNSLEVRTPFLDYRLVNLAFSIDSKIKIGDTNKYLLKKIALKYIPERIVNRTKKGFNSPFNEWIHEEYKDSILQTILEVNKETNLFNDEYLKQIYSLSSQRKFKQHLWTIFIFSKWFKKIYL, encoded by the coding sequence ATGATGTGTGGTATTTTAGGTGCAAGCTTTTTATCAAACAATTTTAAAGAGGCTTTAGAAAACTTAAACAATAGAGGTCCTGATTACAACTCTTCACTAAAAATAAAAAACAAAGAGTTTGGTCACACAAGACTTGCTATTATTGATTTAGACAAAGAAGCAAATCAACCTATGGTTTTTGATGATATTTTAATTGTCTTTAATGGAGAGATTTATAACTATCAAGAATTAATACAAAGCGAAAGCTTAGAGTGCAAAACCTCATCAGATACAGAAGTTTTAATAAGACTATATCAAAAGTACGAAGAAGACTTTTTAAACAAAATAAATGGTATGTTCTCTTTTTGCCTTTATGATATGAAAAAAGAAAAATACTTTTGTGCAAGGGATAGATATGGAAAGAAACCATTCTTTTATTACCACAAAGACAATAAGTTTATCTTCTCTTCTTCTATAAACTCTATTATAAAATTACTAGGAAGTACTCCTAAACTAAATAAAGTAGCTCTTAGTCAATATGTTCAATATTTTGTTCCAATCTCACCAAATACTTTCTATCAAGATATAAACTCTCTTGAAGCAGCAACTTATTTTACTTTGCAAAACAATGATTTAAAAAAGAAAAGATACTATAAAATCAATACCTATAAAGCTATAAAAGATGAAAATGAAGCTTTAGAAAAGATAGAAGAGACTTTAATCAAAAGTATTGAATCAAGACTTGTTTCAGATGTAGAAGTTGGAAGTTTACTTAGTGGTGGAGTTGATAGCTCCTTAGTATCAGCTTTATACTCTAAAATTACACATAAGAAGATAAACACTTTTTCAGTAGGATATAGTGAATATAAAAACTATTGTGAGTTAGATTATGCAGATATTACTGCAAAACATATAAACTCAAATCACACAAGACTTGAAATAGGAAAAGCTGATTTTATAAACTATTTTGAAGATACTTTAACTGCACTTGAACAACCCCATGCAGATAGTGCAGCAGTTCCTCTTAATATCCTTACAAACAAAATACATCAAACAGGAATAAAAACAGTTTTAAGTGGAGAAGGAAGTGATGAACTATTTTTAGGGTATGATAACTATGCTAAGTTTTTAGGTTATTATGATTTTGCGAAATCACTACAAAGCAATCAAAATGAGTTTCTAAACTCTATTATTGGTGCCTTACAAAACAACACAAAAGAGAGTGAATACTTAAGAAGAGTAGTTAAAAAACAAAATATTTATAACTCTTTTGGTGAAATTTATTCAGATATTCAAAAAAGAAAACTATTTAAAAAAGTGCCTACTTTTAAAACAGAAAACCCTAAAAAAGACCCCGTTGATTGGATGAGTTATATTGATTTGAAAATATGGCTAGGAGAAGCATTACTTAGTAAAGTAGATCGTATTTCTATGAGAAACTCTTTAGAAGTTAGAACTCCTTTTTTAGACTATAGATTAGTAAATCTTGCATTTAGTATTGATTCAAAAATTAAAATAGGAGATACAAATAAATATCTTCTAAAAAAGATTGCTTTAAAATATATTCCTGAAAGAATAGTAAACCGTACAAAAAAAGGTTTTAATTCTCCTTTTAATGAATGGATTCATGAAGAGTATAAAGACTCTATTTTACAAACTATTTTAGAAGTAAATAAAGAAACTAATCTTTTTAATGATGAATACTTAAAACAAATCTATTCTCTTTCTTCACAAAGAAAGTTCAAACAACATCTTTGGACTATCTTTATATTTTCTAAATGGTTTAAAAAAATATACCTATAG
- a CDS encoding AEC family transporter, which translates to MIDALISVATIYILIVIGFIFKRSFKQQVNEKSFVLLNLYFLQPILIFWGLTRAPVTEEFIISPLIYAIAIFITLFLAFFYSKKIFKDYQDRSIFLASCLVGNTGNLGIPLGIALFGEASVPYTSILNIANIFYIYIFSVYFFAGEKFKFADAIKEIFKIPAIHAAILAILFNHYGFTLNANFEKVFTMGAYAAIVMQLIVFGIFMSQVKIRSANWNLSINITLFKHIILPIIGLFVIIYFKIDPFVGSIIFLELIVPLAVNNVNISALYNCKPIDTTFAVIISTLSFIGFMAIYIIILNKFFGV; encoded by the coding sequence ATCATAGACGCTCTTATTTCAGTTGCTACAATCTATATTCTTATTGTTATTGGTTTTATTTTTAAACGAAGTTTTAAACAACAAGTTAATGAAAAAAGTTTTGTACTTTTAAACCTATATTTTTTACAACCAATACTTATCTTTTGGGGATTAACAAGAGCTCCTGTAACTGAAGAATTTATAATTTCACCTTTAATTTATGCAATCGCTATATTTATAACACTATTTTTAGCTTTTTTTTATTCAAAAAAAATATTTAAAGATTATCAAGACCGTTCTATATTTTTGGCTTCTTGCTTAGTTGGAAATACTGGAAATTTAGGTATTCCCCTTGGGATTGCTCTTTTTGGCGAAGCATCCGTACCATACACTTCTATTTTAAATATTGCAAATATATTTTATATCTATATCTTTTCAGTTTATTTCTTTGCAGGAGAAAAGTTTAAATTTGCTGATGCGATAAAAGAGATATTTAAAATACCAGCTATTCATGCAGCTATTTTAGCTATTTTATTTAATCATTATGGTTTTACTTTAAATGCAAACTTTGAGAAAGTATTTACAATGGGAGCATATGCAGCGATAGTTATGCAACTTATTGTATTTGGTATTTTTATGTCTCAAGTTAAAATAAGAAGTGCAAATTGGAATTTATCAATAAACATCACTTTGTTTAAACATATTATTTTACCTATCATTGGACTATTTGTCATTATTTATTTTAAAATTGATCCTTTTGTTGGTTCAATCATCTTTTTAGAACTAATTGTTCCTCTTGCAGTAAATAATGTAAATATTTCAGCTTTATACAACTGTAAACCAATTGATACAACCTTTGCAGTTATTATTAGTACTTTAAGTTTTATTGGATTTATGGCTATTTATATAATCATTTTAAATAAGTTCTTTGGAGTTTAA
- a CDS encoding inorganic phosphate transporter, which yields MDIKTIHKFEKATNETLPTLAKFSLALLFVVLVFLWSYTSHGDIPNNTFLIIGAVFGAYMAMNIGANDVANNVGPAVGSKAMTLMWAIVIAAIFEAAGALIAGGDVVKTIKKGIIDPALISEPEIFIWAMTAALLSAALWLNFATSIGAPVSTTHSIVGGVMGAGIAAAGFSIVSWETMSKIAASWVISPILGGIIAAGFLYFIKRNIIFKKDLIPSAEKFVPILVAAMSWAFSTYLILKGVKKIIKLDFLTAAAIGIVIAIVVYYFVKPLIKKAAKKISKDREGVNSLFTIPLIFAAALLSFAHGANDVANAIGPLAAINDAVMNHGISSKVGIPLWVMAVGAVGIAVGLALYGPKLIKTVGSEITELDQIRAFAIAMAAAITVIIASQLGLPVSSTHIAVGGVFGVGFLREYLDSSESKFIADTRKKFKKDKRILDEYEDELKELEELKEKKKSDYIRIAELYKAIEEKVEQVKQEKRDFKLAKKVKYVKRDAVKKIIAAWVITVPAAACLSAAIFFMIKGMMS from the coding sequence TTGGATATAAAAACCATACACAAGTTTGAAAAGGCAACAAATGAGACTTTACCAACTCTTGCTAAGTTTTCTTTAGCTCTTTTATTTGTTGTTTTAGTATTTCTTTGGAGTTATACTTCTCACGGAGATATTCCAAATAATACATTCCTAATCATTGGTGCAGTATTTGGTGCATATATGGCAATGAATATTGGTGCAAATGATGTTGCAAATAATGTTGGTCCAGCTGTTGGTTCAAAGGCTATGACTTTAATGTGGGCAATTGTTATTGCTGCTATATTTGAAGCAGCTGGAGCACTTATTGCTGGTGGTGATGTTGTTAAAACAATCAAAAAAGGTATTATCGACCCTGCTCTTATTTCTGAGCCAGAAATATTTATTTGGGCAATGACAGCAGCACTTTTATCAGCTGCTTTATGGTTAAACTTTGCAACTTCAATTGGAGCTCCTGTATCAACTACTCACTCTATTGTTGGTGGAGTTATGGGTGCAGGTATTGCAGCTGCTGGTTTTTCTATTGTTTCATGGGAAACAATGAGTAAAATTGCTGCATCATGGGTTATTTCTCCCATACTTGGTGGTATTATTGCTGCTGGTTTTTTATATTTTATTAAAAGAAATATCATCTTTAAAAAAGATCTTATTCCTTCTGCTGAGAAATTTGTACCAATATTGGTAGCTGCAATGTCTTGGGCTTTCTCTACATATTTAATTCTAAAAGGTGTTAAAAAAATAATTAAACTTGATTTCTTAACTGCTGCAGCAATTGGTATTGTTATTGCAATTGTAGTTTACTACTTTGTTAAACCTCTTATAAAAAAAGCTGCTAAAAAGATCTCAAAAGATAGAGAAGGGGTAAATTCATTATTTACTATTCCTTTAATCTTTGCAGCTGCCCTACTTTCTTTTGCCCATGGTGCAAATGACGTTGCAAATGCTATTGGACCATTAGCAGCTATTAATGATGCTGTTATGAATCATGGCATCAGTTCAAAAGTAGGAATTCCATTATGGGTAATGGCTGTTGGTGCTGTTGGTATTGCAGTTGGGCTTGCCTTATATGGACCAAAGCTTATTAAAACAGTTGGTTCAGAAATTACTGAGCTTGACCAAATAAGAGCTTTTGCTATTGCAATGGCTGCTGCTATTACTGTAATTATTGCTTCTCAACTAGGACTTCCTGTTTCTTCAACTCATATTGCAGTTGGTGGTGTTTTTGGTGTTGGTTTTTTAAGAGAATATCTTGACTCATCAGAATCAAAATTTATTGCAGATACTAGAAAAAAGTTCAAAAAGGATAAAAGAATTCTTGATGAGTATGAAGATGAATTAAAAGAATTAGAAGAGTTAAAAGAGAAAAAGAAATCTGATTATATTAGAATTGCTGAACTTTATAAAGCTATTGAAGAAAAAGTTGAGCAAGTTAAACAAGAAAAGAGAGATTTCAAATTAGCTAAAAAAGTTAAATATGTAAAAAGAGATGCTGTTAAAAAAATTATTGCTGCTTGGGTTATTACTGTTCCTGCAGCTGCTTGTCTATCTGCAGCTATTTTCTTCATGATAAAAGGTATGATGAGTTAA
- a CDS encoding DEAD/DEAH box helicase codes for MTFNEFNFKEDLQKSINDAGFKEPSPIQKDAIPVVLSGRDIVGQAQTGTGKTAAFGLPMINMMKGNSGVEAVVIVPTRELAMQVSDELFRFGKNSRLNTATVYGGQSYSMQLRNIDRASIIVATPGRLIDLLKGKKINIKPSFVVLDEADEMLDMGFLDDIKEIFTYLPEKRQTLLFSATMPPAIKKLAQNILKDPEFITVTKSEMTNSKITQSFYVVDEYERDDALIRLYDFKNPEKSIIFCRTKKEVDRLSTFLVSQGHMAKGLHGDMEQRQREEVIKSFKKGALDVLIATDVAARGLDVNDVTHVFNYHLPFDSESYVHRIGRTGRAGKEGVAVSIVTPHEFRMIQKIQKTTGGKLEAKVVPNVASVKEKKTDSLRAKISEQKVYDSGIDLVESMKEEYDLSTIAHKLASMLTNSTYVKGSNNIGKSEQDITRLFERMKDDRGGRDSRNRNGNRGRNGQRRSGSRNRNGGGSNHSDSSRRRPRRR; via the coding sequence ATGACTTTTAATGAATTTAATTTCAAAGAAGACTTACAAAAATCGATTAATGATGCAGGTTTTAAAGAACCTAGTCCAATACAAAAAGATGCAATTCCTGTTGTATTAAGTGGAAGAGATATTGTTGGTCAAGCACAAACAGGTACTGGTAAAACAGCTGCATTTGGACTTCCAATGATTAATATGATGAAAGGTAATAGTGGAGTTGAAGCAGTAGTAATTGTTCCAACAAGAGAACTTGCAATGCAAGTATCTGATGAACTTTTCAGATTTGGTAAAAATTCAAGATTAAACACTGCTACAGTTTATGGTGGTCAATCTTACTCTATGCAGTTAAGAAATATTGATAGAGCATCAATCATTGTTGCAACACCTGGAAGATTAATTGACTTACTTAAGGGTAAAAAAATTAATATCAAACCTTCATTTGTTGTATTAGATGAAGCTGATGAAATGTTAGATATGGGATTTTTAGATGATATCAAAGAGATTTTCACATATCTTCCAGAAAAAAGACAAACACTATTATTTTCTGCAACAATGCCTCCAGCAATTAAAAAACTTGCACAAAATATTCTAAAAGATCCAGAATTCATTACAGTAACAAAATCTGAAATGACTAACTCTAAAATTACGCAATCATTTTATGTAGTTGATGAATATGAAAGAGATGATGCATTAATTAGATTATATGATTTCAAAAACCCTGAAAAATCAATTATTTTCTGTAGAACTAAAAAAGAAGTTGATAGACTATCTACATTTTTAGTTTCTCAAGGTCATATGGCAAAAGGTCTTCATGGAGACATGGAACAAAGACAAAGAGAAGAAGTAATTAAATCTTTCAAAAAAGGTGCACTTGATGTACTAATTGCAACAGATGTTGCTGCAAGAGGATTAGATGTAAATGATGTAACTCACGTATTTAACTACCATTTACCATTTGATTCAGAATCTTACGTTCATAGAATTGGAAGAACAGGAAGAGCTGGAAAAGAAGGTGTTGCAGTTTCAATTGTAACTCCCCATGAGTTTAGAATGATACAAAAGATTCAAAAAACAACTGGTGGAAAACTAGAAGCTAAAGTTGTTCCTAATGTAGCATCGGTAAAAGAGAAGAAAACTGATTCACTAAGAGCAAAAATTAGTGAACAAAAAGTATATGATTCAGGTATTGATTTAGTTGAAAGCATGAAAGAAGAGTATGACTTATCTACAATTGCACACAAATTAGCTTCAATGCTTACTAATAGCACTTATGTAAAAGGAAGTAATAATATTGGTAAGTCTGAACAAGATATCACAAGATTATTCGAAAGAATGAAAGATGATAGAGGTGGAAGAGACTCTAGAAATAGAAATGGAAATAGAGGAAGAAATGGTCAAAGAAGATCTGGTTCTAGAAATAGAAACGGTGGAGGAAGTAATCACTCTGATTCTTCAAGAAGAAGACCAAGAAGAAGATAA
- a CDS encoding acetyl-CoA carboxylase biotin carboxylase subunit: MAEIKKILIANRGEIVQRAIRTIREMGKKSVAVYSAGDKNASYLKHADEAICIGDVKSIDSYLNIPAIITAAEMTGCDAIFPGYGFLSENQDFVEICRLHNIKFIGPSVEVMEKMADKSKAKDEMIKAGVPVVPGSDGSVHSVEEGKKVALEIGYPIMAKAAAGGGGRGMRLIESEDKFEQLFTAASSEALAAFGDGTMYLERFINKPRHIEVQVVGDSHGNAIHIGERDCSLQRRHQKVIEESPAILLNDETRKHLHDVAVKATKYLKYEGAGTFEFLADDQQNIYFMEMNTRLQVEHPVSEMVSGVDIIELMIKVAEGDELPPQEAIKFRGHSIEVRITAEDPNSFLPSPGKVKQWFVPGGRNVRVDSHVYAGYVVPPYYDSMIGKLIVWGRDRSKAINIMKRALNEFEVEGIKTTIPFHQKMMENEDFINNNYDTKYLEGYKSLDDL; the protein is encoded by the coding sequence ATGGCTGAAATTAAAAAAATTCTAATTGCTAATAGGGGTGAGATAGTTCAAAGAGCTATTAGAACTATTAGAGAAATGGGTAAAAAGTCTGTTGCTGTTTATTCTGCTGGAGATAAAAATGCTTCATACTTAAAACATGCAGATGAAGCAATTTGTATTGGAGATGTAAAGTCTATTGATTCATACTTAAACATTCCTGCAATTATTACTGCTGCAGAGATGACAGGTTGTGATGCAATTTTCCCAGGGTATGGTTTCTTATCAGAAAACCAAGACTTTGTAGAAATTTGTAGATTACACAATATTAAATTTATTGGTCCTTCTGTTGAAGTAATGGAAAAAATGGCTGATAAATCAAAAGCAAAAGATGAAATGATTAAAGCGGGTGTTCCAGTTGTACCTGGATCTGATGGTTCAGTTCATTCTGTTGAAGAAGGTAAAAAAGTTGCCTTAGAAATTGGTTATCCAATTATGGCAAAAGCTGCTGCTGGTGGTGGTGGAAGAGGAATGAGACTTATTGAATCAGAAGATAAGTTCGAACAACTTTTCACAGCTGCATCAAGTGAAGCTTTAGCTGCCTTTGGTGATGGAACTATGTATCTTGAAAGATTTATCAATAAACCAAGACATATTGAAGTTCAAGTTGTGGGTGATTCTCATGGAAATGCTATTCACATTGGTGAAAGAGATTGTTCTTTACAAAGAAGACATCAAAAAGTTATTGAAGAGTCTCCTGCTATTTTATTAAATGATGAAACAAGAAAACACTTGCATGATGTAGCAGTTAAAGCTACAAAATACTTAAAATATGAAGGTGCAGGAACATTTGAATTCTTAGCAGATGACCAACAAAACATTTACTTTATGGAAATGAATACAAGACTTCAAGTTGAACATCCAGTTTCTGAAATGGTTTCAGGAGTTGATATTATTGAACTTATGATTAAAGTAGCAGAAGGTGATGAATTACCACCTCAAGAAGCTATTAAATTTAGAGGACACTCTATTGAAGTTAGAATCACAGCAGAAGATCCAAACTCTTTCTTACCAAGTCCAGGTAAAGTAAAACAATGGTTTGTACCTGGGGGAAGAAACGTAAGAGTTGATTCACATGTATATGCAGGATATGTGGTACCACCATATTATGACTCAATGATTGGAAAACTAATTGTTTGGGGAAGAGATAGAAGTAAAGCTATCAATATTATGAAAAGAGCTTTAAATGAATTTGAAGTAGAAGGAATAAAAACAACTATTCCATTCCACCAAAAAATGATGGAAAATGAAGATTTCATAAATAATAACTACGACACAAAATATCTAGAAGGTTACAAAAGTCTAGATGACTTATAA
- the accB gene encoding acetyl-CoA carboxylase biotin carboxyl carrier protein, translated as MDFKEIKELIRVFDKSELNKLKVKEGEFEVAMQKGFEGGTFVTTSAPASAPVAAPAAPVATAATTETPATSPAGDTINSPMVGTFYAAPSPEASNFVKKGDTVKKGQTLCILEAMKIMNEVEAEFDCKIIDILIENGNPVEYDMPMFVVEKL; from the coding sequence ATGGATTTCAAAGAAATTAAAGAACTAATTAGAGTTTTTGATAAAAGTGAATTAAATAAATTAAAAGTTAAAGAAGGTGAATTTGAAGTAGCTATGCAAAAAGGTTTTGAAGGAGGAACTTTTGTAACAACTTCTGCACCTGCATCTGCTCCTGTTGCTGCTCCTGCTGCACCTGTTGCAACTGCAGCTACAACTGAAACTCCTGCTACTTCACCAGCTGGGGACACTATAAATTCTCCAATGGTTGGTACTTTCTATGCTGCGCCATCTCCAGAAGCTTCTAATTTTGTTAAAAAAGGAGATACAGTTAAAAAAGGTCAAACTTTATGTATCTTAGAAGCTATGAAAATCATGAACGAAGTTGAAGCTGAATTTGATTGTAAAATCATTGATATCTTAATTGAAAACGGAAACCCTGTTGAATATGATATGCCAATGTTCGTTGTAGAAAAACTATAA
- a CDS encoding dCMP deaminase family protein produces the protein MISDKNFINIAHEIASASKCVSKQVGAVIVKDGRILSTGYNGTPAGYTNCSAHWNGEYTKDHHDWSKTYEIHAEMNALIWAARKGISIENATIYVTLEPCSECSKNLIAAGIKRIVYDKAYEHTNSDVVSKFIKENGVVIEQIK, from the coding sequence ATGATAAGTGATAAAAATTTTATAAACATCGCCCATGAAATAGCAAGTGCTTCAAAATGTGTATCAAAACAAGTTGGTGCTGTAATTGTAAAAGATGGAAGAATTCTCTCTACTGGATACAATGGAACTCCAGCAGGATATACAAATTGTAGTGCCCACTGGAATGGAGAATATACTAAAGATCACCATGATTGGTCAAAAACTTATGAAATCCATGCAGAAATGAATGCTTTAATCTGGGCAGCTAGAAAAGGTATTTCTATTGAAAATGCAACAATTTATGTAACCTTAGAGCCTTGTAGTGAGTGTTCAAAAAACTTAATTGCAGCTGGTATTAAAAGAATTGTTTATGATAAAGCTTATGAACATACAAACTCAGATGTTGTTTCTAAATTTATCAAAGAAAATGGTGTAGTAATTGAACAGATAAAATGA